The Alteromonas mediterranea DE genome contains the following window.
TCCTCTGGAGCCGCTATCTTATTTTGTTTCGCTTTATACATAGCAATATCCGCCAGTTTTATGAGCGCATGGGTGTTACTACTTGTTTGCGGGTAGAAAGCAACGCCCACGCTCATAGAAATTACGGTAGGCTTGGTATCATTATTAAAGTAGAAGGGCTGCTTTACCCCGTTGTTCACCTTTTCTATGACTTTTTGCACTGACGTCTCATCTTCCGCTTGAAGTAACAGAACAAACTCATCGCCACCCCATCGTATTGCTACGTCATTTTTGCGTATATTTTCTTTCAACTGTTCAGCAACGAAAATAAGTACTTCATCGCCTGCGTCGTGGCCGTAAATGTCATTAACCGCTTTAAACCCGTTTAAGTCTATAAGCGCTAACGCAAAGTGATGCTCTTTTCTCATCAACTTAGCAATAAGCTTTTCACCACCATTTCGGTTATAAATGCCAGTTAAAGCATCGAAGTCCGCTTGCAGCGCTAGTTTTTGAAGCTCTTGTTTTCGGCTTGAAATGTCATTTAACGTAAGCTGGTAGTAACGCTCGCCTTCGTCGGTCAGCAGCGGGCTTGCGATTAATTGCACCCACGTGACGTTATCGCTAACCGCAGATACGAGTTTATACTCGCCGGTAGCGAATTCATTTCGTGCAAAGGCCTCTTTGAGTGAGGCTTTCATCAACGTTGCGTTTTCAAATAACTCTTCGAGTAGTTCGCCATAGCCTTGCTTAATTCCAAGGCCAACCTTTTCTACCAAGTCATTGAATGCCTGGTTTCTAAGCTCGATAACCCCGTTTTCCGTCATTAAAACGGTTGCAGTTTTGGCATTTTCGAACAGCATCCTAAAGCGTTTTTCCAAAAATTCGATTTCTTCTCTTAGCTGCCGCTCTTGAGAGAACTGCTCCTCCACTTTGCTTAATAGCTGGTTGGTATCATCGACTAATACGCCTATCTCACTGCGGGCGTGATAATCTGGCACAGCAATGCGCTGTGTTGTGCCGGGGGTAATTTCGTGCAAGGAGCGGCTAACGCGGAGCATAGGTAAAATTATGATGTAGTAGGCGATAATTAACGCAACAATACCTACGACAAGTGCTTCCACGTATAGCGAATAGCTATTGTCGGTACTGATTGTCTCAGCTTGGCGGATAATATGATCAAAGTTTGGGTATATGTTTACTTCCGCTAATGTTTCTTCAGGTATAAACGGATGCCGTACTAAAAATACCCGAGGCTCAGAATTTAAGTTAATTGCCTCTGTTACGTTGAATTGATAATAAAGGGCGTCACTTTTAATAGAGGCCGCTAAAATTTTATCACTCTTAACTAAACCATTAATCGCCTCTTTAGCCAGGTCTTCATCTTCTAAGAAAGCCGCTATCGATGCGGTTGCACCAACAGTTCGGTAAAGCTCTTTGATATCTTGGTTCGCTTCACTAATTTCATGTTTGTAGGTGGCGCGATAAAAAAACTCTGCGGTGGTCAGCACCACTAGCATCGCAGCAATCACC
Protein-coding sequences here:
- a CDS encoding sensor domain-containing diguanylate cyclase, giving the protein MINVQGLGFRFALFLVIAAMLVVLTTAEFFYRATYKHEISEANQDIKELYRTVGATASIAAFLEDEDLAKEAINGLVKSDKILAASIKSDALYYQFNVTEAINLNSEPRVFLVRHPFIPEETLAEVNIYPNFDHIIRQAETISTDNSYSLYVEALVVGIVALIIAYYIIILPMLRVSRSLHEITPGTTQRIAVPDYHARSEIGVLVDDTNQLLSKVEEQFSQERQLREEIEFLEKRFRMLFENAKTATVLMTENGVIELRNQAFNDLVEKVGLGIKQGYGELLEELFENATLMKASLKEAFARNEFATGEYKLVSAVSDNVTWVQLIASPLLTDEGERYYQLTLNDISSRKQELQKLALQADFDALTGIYNRNGGEKLIAKLMRKEHHFALALIDLNGFKAVNDIYGHDAGDEVLIFVAEQLKENIRKNDVAIRWGGDEFVLLLQAEDETSVQKVIEKVNNGVKQPFYFNNDTKPTVISMSVGVAFYPQTSSNTHALIKLADIAMYKAKQNKIAAPEDYLIFAHSEKPKAE